The Anas platyrhynchos isolate ZD024472 breed Pekin duck chromosome 32, IASCAAS_PekinDuck_T2T, whole genome shotgun sequence genomic sequence AGAGGGGTTGTGTGCTGTTCGCTGCCCCTGAGATCTGGGGAAACACAGACTCCAGGAGGGCAGGTTGTGTCCCATTAACAGAAGGGGACTGGGACATCTGCACCAAGAGGTGCTCTTCTTGGTGGCCCTGGTCAAGCACAGGGGCCAGTCtgacagcagggatggggaagggacgTGAGCTGTTGGTATCCTTGTGGTCAACCCAGACAGTGGGTTTGGGAGGTGCCTGTGGCAGACAATGGGCAATGGAAGCTGCTCAAGGAGCATTGGTCTGtttgggggacactgggatggggaggagtgggagccctgtgcagggctgggggctgcgtggggtgggaggaggtggtgagggctgtggtgcagcaaATGGCCCAGGAGAGCTAGAGCTGGgtacccccagcccagcataGCCCATGGGGAGAAGAGGAACCCCCCACTGTCCCTGAGACAGCCTATGGGGACAGGGATCCACCCTGGGAACTGGGAgtctgcctggggagggggtcctCACGGACACACAATGTGGGGCTCAAAACTCTCCTGACCCTTCCTGTGTTGGTGTTTGAAGGGGCTGCAGAGGTGAGGCTGGTGGATGGCGGCAGtcgctgtgctgggagagtggAGGTGAAACACCAGGACCAGTGGGGGACCGTGTGTGATGACGACTGGGACATGTCTgatgctgcagtggtttgtaggcagctgggctgtgggggtgcTCTCAAAGCTTTTGAGGAGGCACACTTTGGGCCAGGATCCGGACGCATTTGGATGGATGAAGTTAATTGTCATGGCACTGAGTCTGCCCTGTCTGACTGCACACACAGTGGGTGGGGTCAAACAGACTGCGACCACAGTGAGGATGCTGGAGTGACATGCTCAGGTAAGGACTGAATTTGGTCCCTTCCTCTGGGTCCAGGAATGTTGTAAAGGACCTGTAAAGGACTATTGTAAAGGATCTCAGGAAGCAACAAGTGCACGCCAGAACATGGCTCTGTGTGTCAAGTTGCACTCTGAGCTGGGTCTGTCACTACTGGTGTCCCTTGTCCCTGGTGACAGCCCAGTGGGAGCACACTGAgcctggccctgaagctggagcagccaagcctggggaggtgcctggggctgggagaggaaagcccccaccctccagctctgccatccaccagcagcctcagggaAGGGTGTGCAATGGCCCAGGACTTATGGGTTGTACCCCCAGCAGCCAAGAGAACCTCGGCCAAAGCAAGGGGGCTGTtcagagggcaggagcactgggctggAACAGAGGAGCAGGGTGCCAAATGGCACCTTGTTCCTGTCCCACGGTCACCCCATGAGAGCCAGTCCTTGGAGATACAGCCCCGCCAGGTAGTGCTGACCCACtgctcagcctctcctgcctgccctgtgccccaggggctgtgccagcacctcctggctctCCTTGGTGCCTGCCCTCATACTGGGAGCTCGTGtcagcccagggctgctctctgcctgctctccTGCCCTCTACTCGGTTGGTGGCTGGGCACGTGCCTGTCCACAACACACTTTGTCCCTGCCTGAGGAACCCCGTTTTCCTGCTCCCCAGATGTGCCCCATGTAACAGCATCTTCCcaagagccccagcagccccagggaaCAGGCAGCTTCTCTGGCAACTCCAAGGGGTTCCTCAACCTCACCTGAGCCTAGTGGGGCAGACCCAGCTACAGCAGCCACCATTGCCTGGGCCCATTTCTCTGGGCCCACATGCTGCGGCTGCTGAAGTGCTGGGtctggggccgggcagcccaggggctccgggcagcagcagtttgagcggtgcctgtggctgggggctgggagagagggcagcCCATGGGTGCTCGGCAGTtttctgaggagcagcaggggagcCCTGACCTGTTTGTGCCATCAGCACCCAcggagagctgctgggctggccaTAGGGATCTGCATGTGGCCACCTTAGGGATGAGGTGGGAGGTGGGCACAGAAGTGCCAGAGggctctgggaactcacaggtcTCCTTGGTTGCTCCAGGATTTGTGCGGCTGGTAggaggggacagcccctgctCAGGACGTCTGGAGGTCCACGACAGGGAccagtggaaagctgtctgtcacACCCACTTTGGTGCCAAAGCTGCCGAGgtggtgtgcagggagctgcagtgtggcacagccctgtctgtccatggggcacctcagctgggagaaggggccggtcctgtctgggacagagagctgcagtgtgtggggaATGAATCCACCATCCTCTTCTGCCCCTGGGGGGCCTCCAAGGACAAGGCCGGCACCCACAGCAATGGCACTCATGTCACCTGCACACGTAAGAACTTGGGGTGGGATGGTGCCCACGGGGGATGTGGTGGGGGCAGGAGAGCAGTGTGGGAACTGGACTGTGCTGGGTGGGGGACAGGTGGGGTGAGGTGGTGGTCTGAGGCCCTAAAATtagagtgctgcaggaggagaaaggcacgctgtccctttggcctctcctgcagctcctgtgggagCAAGAGCACAAATGTGGCCTCTCTCACCATCCTTTGTCCTTGAGTACACAGGGTTCAGGCTggtgaatggcagcacagcgtGTGATGGCAGGGTGGAGGTCGCGGTGCTGGGGACGTGGGGGACCCTCTGTGCCTCCCGCTGGGACCTCTCGGACGCCCACGTTCTGTGTCGGCACCTtggctgtggctttgctgagtCCATTCCTGGAGGAGGGCATTTTGGGAGAGGAACCGGCCCCGTCTGGAGAGACTCGTTCCACTGTGACGGGACTGAAGCccacctggggcagtgcccggtGACTGCCCTGGGGGCCTCGCCATGCTCCCAGGAGaacgctgctgctgtcatttgctcaggtgagtgctgggcagtgctgcaaaGTCCATTTGCCCCTGGTGTGTGACACGGCCACCCACAGCTGGGGACCCCACGGCAGCACAAAGCTGAATTTCTCCTCTCACCAGGCCCGGCTCGCCACATGTCTGTACGGTTGGTGGGCGGAGGGAGCCGGTGCGACGGGCGCGTGGAGGTCTTCCAGCacgggacgtggggcagagtcctggatgagcagtgggacatgcaggaggccagcgtggtgtgccggcagctgcagtgcggagaggcagaggcagcctacACCCCCGTGAGGGCCGAGCGAGGACGAggccctgtggggctgcgtggggtgcGGTGTGCAGGGCACGAGGCTGACCTGAGCCTCTGCAACACCTCCCTGCCCGAGAGCATGCCAACAGAAGGGATCATGGAGGACGTGGGGGTCGTGTGCCAGGGTGAGTGGTGCTGCACGTCCCACAGGTGCTGGTCCGGGagggcagccagcccctgaTGGCCGGGgttctccctgctgcagggagccggcGGGTCCGGCTGGTggacggggccgggcgctgTGCCGGGAGAGTGGAGATCTACTACCAGGGGCGCTGGGGCACCGTCTGTGACGACACCTGGGACCTGGCTGACGCCGCCGTCGTTTGCCGCCAGCTGGGCTGCGGAGGGGCCCTGGAGGCAGCCGGCTCTGCTCGGTTTGGGGAGGGCTCTGGGCAGATCTGGCTGGATGGCGTCAACTGCTCCGGGGCTgaagctgctctctgggactgccctgccaaggcctgggggcagcacaACTGCAGGCACAAGGAGGACGCGGGAGTCATCTGCTCAGGTCTGTGCTGGGAATGGGGCTTGGAGCTGGGGACAGAGGCCGGGGTGAGGGCACAGCCAGGTAGGGCCAAGGCCATCAGTGACTGACATCCAAGGACGTCCCTGGggcctttcctccttccagagttcatggccctgaggctggagaacagcgaCGGCTGCTCCGGGCGCCTGCAGGTTTTCTACAACGGGACGTGGGGTAGCGTTTGctccaactccatgaccaccGAGACGGTGTCactggtgtgcaaggagctgggctgcgggaATGAAGGAGATCTGGAAACAGATTCTAACTATGCCGAGCTGTCTGGCACCGCGTGGCTGGATCACGTGGAGTGTGGGAAgagcaacagctccttctggcatTGTCCCTCTGCTTCCTGGAATCCGCAGTCGTGTACGGACCGCCGAGAAGAGACCAATATCACCTGCAATGGTAAATCTGAGCCATCACAATACCAGGTCCTGTTCCCCACTGGGTatggtgaaatgcagagaaggaacCCAGACGGGGTTTGACTTCCTGCATTAGACCCTGTTGCTGCTGGTGGTACAAAGGTGACTTCAGCTCTTGGAGCCACCCATGTCCACCAGCAGCAGTCAACAGCTGGGatgccagcagcccctgggggaTGCAGAGGCATCTCCACTCAAGGTCTGAGAGTAAACTATGTAGGGCTTTCAGGAATCCCCCCTCctgggacagcctcctgctgctctgtgaacCAGGGACCCTGTGGGGCCGAGCACTTGGGTACCCCCTGCAGTGCCGTGTGTGTCCCCTGAATGAGCAgggttctgctgctgccctgacccaggCAGCATGGGGACGTGTGAGCAGAGGTCAGCTCAGCTCTCTTCTGCACGACCCCCAGAACAACCCTTTTCAGCccaacttctctttcctttgggaCATGGACAGAAAGGCCACAGGTGGCTGCATGCCCCAACTCCACCAGCTGCACAGGTAGGGAGCTGCCCCTACGCGTGCCCCCCTCACCTGGCAGGGCTGTCCCAGCTGTCCCAGTGCCATGGGAGGTCTCTGCCTCCCCAGACAGGGAGAAGATCCGCGCTGTGGGAGGCAAGGACGGCTGCTCGGGCAGAGTGGAGATCTGGCACCGTGGTGCCTGGGGGACACTGTGTGACAATGCCTGGGACATGCGGGATGCCGAGGTGgcgtgcaggcagctgggctgtggctcTGCGGTCTATGCCCTGGGCCAGGCTGAAGCTGGAGAGGGGACGGGCCCCATGTGGCTGATGGAGTGCAGGGGGACGGAGctgtctctgcaggactgctgggcCCAGCCAGGGGACAGCGGTGCCTGCCAGCATAAGGCAGATGCGGCTGTGCATTGCTCAGgtgagcagtggggctgggagacatGGCTGGGGGCGTGGCAAGGAGCTGGCTTGGGCATCTGCCCTGCTggatcctgctgctggcctgagCAAGGGTGTCCCTGCAGAGTGGGAGGCTGGTGGTGGGTGGGAAGCagcctctgtggggctggatgtgccagcacatcccctgggctgcctgcactgTCCTGTGAACAGCCcagagcagtggtgctgggcccTGTCTTTGCCACCCTGCCCCAAAGGAGGGACAATTCAGGTGGCACATGCTGGGGTCATTTGCCAGGGAGGCTGCCTggtgccacagccccagcctctcagcccagctctccttctgctcccctgcagctgcacccagGACAGCAACATCCTCCCCACAAGCAGGTAAGCTGTCCTTCCCCTGGGCTGGGTCTGAACATGGCCACTCTCTGACACACAGCCAAGAGAAGGGGCTCCCTGTTGGGCTGTGAGATTCCCAGAAAAccaaagcagctgggagaagtctGTGATTTACccagcagggtgggagctgccccatcacccagccctgttccccccagcccctgctgccttgtGGGGTCACCAGTGGCATGtcctgcccccagcctctcCCTTGTCTGATGCTGCCCCTGCCATGTTCTTGCCCATGCAGATCCCCCACGGGGCCGTCCGACTACCACCAGAGAGGGACTCTCAGTGCCTGTCATCATCTGCATCATCCTGGGggccctcctctgcctgctcctggccctcctggctgggcaGGTGCGAAGCGCCAGGGCTCGGCGCAGAGGTGGGTCTTTCCCCAGTGGTCCTGGGGCGGAGAAGcctcctggcagggctgggggtgttggtgtcctggggcacagaaacagagccgtgtgctgcctcctgccccatgtGCTGCCCCACTGACTGACAGACCATGGGGCACCAACATCAAGGGGTGGAGAGAGCCCAGAGCCTGAGGCATCAGTTCTGGggtgagaagagaaatgtgagatcTGGGCTGGGTGAGACGGGGAGGatgcactgctggcagtgctcttGGCAGTACTGGCAGGAGGAGCATGGGGCAGTGGAGTCCATCACCGTGGTGTCAGCCACCTCCCAGCAGGGCACAGGCTGTGCTATTGCTGTGTGGGGCAGAGATGGAGCAGATCCATGGGGAGGGGAAATGATGGAATTGGTGCAGGGTCTGCACTGGGACATGACCCAGGGACGAAAGGGGCACAAGGGCTGTCTCCAAATGCGAGACTGACTCTGTCCCAGACCATCTCCATGGGGatgctgccctccctggggatgTGGCTGCAGTGCCAACACAACacagtggggctgtgctgtgcggacagccctgtgctggccccGATAATGGGGCTGCGGGAGCCCAGTGGGGTCCTCTCTGCCCATTCCCagaccagccctgcctctgtccccaggctccgggagagctggggagccctTCCCTGAGGCCGTGTACGAGGAGATCGCTTACAGCCTGGCGTGGGAGAAGCAGGCGAGGTTCAGTCTCTCAGGTGGGTGCAGGTAACCTGTGGGGGCACATCTGCTGTGTCCATTCTCCCTGTCTCAGaccagggctgtgccctgcagctcatGCCCATGGTCCCTGAAATGGTTGGGCCATGGGGTCTGTGGGAGAGCATCCAGGTGTTGGCCCCCACAGAGGAGCTTCCTCCacaccagctctgcccatcccagatgggacagcccctctctgcttctccctgAACGAAGAACTAAGTGAAGGGCTTTCCCAGGGCATCTGTTGGAGTCCCTCTGAGAACTGTCTCTTTCCAAGGAACTGGTCtcctccccatgcacccccagctctgtgggtgcccatccccagcagtgctgaccaccagtcagggcagcagggctcatcccacagcacccactgcagctctctgcagcctccttttcAGAGGGGTCCctgacccagctgcagccctaccCCAGGCacagagaggaggaggatggtctGGGGCCAGACCCAAGGATCAGAGGCGGAGGGGGGGAGAAAGGTCTCAATTTCTGCTCCCTGCAGACAGACCAGACAGACAGCAGTTCCACCGAGTGTTATCATCAGAGCTGGAAGCATGAAGGCTCTGCTGTGACCctgacaccagcagcatgtCCGCCCTGTGTCCCCACACACCCTCCCATCCTCTGCTCTACAGAATATCTCTTCTCATTGCCACCACCTTCCCCCTCCTTTCAGATGTCCCTGTCGTGCCTGGACGTGACCCAGCAGATGgctatgatgatgctggggAGGTTTCTGACCCTGGGGAGGAtcctgtccctgggcagggGGACTGGGAATTGCCCAGGACACcagaggaaggagctgggctgaggCATGTAGCCACAGGTGAGAGGGCAATGCAGCACTGCCACTTCCTAGGTGCCAACCCCAGGCCTAGGAGAATCCATGCCATATTGAAAGCCTGACCATCCATGGAGAACCTGTCCTGGGATATTTTGTGGGGGCTGGGAGAATGGGCCGAATGTCTCAGGCTGGTGAGGACAAGGAAGGTGATAAACAGCCCCGAGGGACACCCCACAGGCCcaaccacagcagcctgccttgatGCTTACAGGGGGAAGCCTGCACTCCCGGAGAAGTGCTGGGGTCCTTGGAGCTGAGGGAGACATCTCGTCACCTTTCCTGGGGACCACGGGCTATGACGATGTTGAAGAGGTGTCTCTGGCATGTTCCCTTGAGGACACCGAGGGTGTGACACCACAGACCCATGCACAAGAATTCCAGAGCTCcaggccagcagagcccagctctgctgagcagctgggtgcagccaggagggaggagagctcaGTGCCACTGGGAGAGCCGTGAGTGCCAGGGAATGGTCTCCATTTTCCAGCAGTCAGCAGACACACATGGGTATTTCCCCTCTTGGTATTCCCCTGTTTTTATGCTGTGTGTTGGTATTTCCTCATATTAAAACCCTCTTCCAGTCTTCCCTGCCCAGGTGTCAGGGTGTCTCCCTGAGGCGGATGGAGGGGAGAAGACCTCAAAGATGCAGCAGTTGGGAAGGGACACATCTTAGAGCCAGCAGGATCGGGGTCTGGCTTTGGGGCTGACAGAGCCCCTGGTCCCTGGACACTATTCCTACTGACAGAGACATTTCCGTCCTGCCAGCCACAGGCAGTTTCCAGACAAAGTGGATCTCTGGGAAGCCCCATGAGACACTCCCTTGCAGTGCCCACCTTCTGCTGCCTTGGGCCCCCACGGAGCCTAAGGAtgcctgcccagcacccatgggcagAGATACTTCAGTTGCAAGAGGTGAACGTGGAGACGTCTTGGACCCTTGGGCAGGACTtggcaccagctcctgctggtgtgtccccacagccctctagctcttccccagcaggctcctctgctgcaggctgggaggtgcttttggtagTGGGAGGTGGGCTGGAACACCTATTGGAGCATCTATTTAATCCCTTTGGGTCATCGCTCCTGGCTGTGTATAGTCTTCTCTGGGTGAAGAACTGTCTGGAGGGCCATGTCCAGCAGGTTGTGGTTAATGGAGTTAACCCCAGTTGGCGTCTGTTACAAGTGGCGTCGCCCAGGGGTTGGTACTGGGGCCTATCTTGTTTAATACCTTTATTGATGACCTAGATGAGGGGTTGaatgtaccctcagtaagtttgcagacgatACCAATTTGGGAGGTAATGTTGATCTGCCTGAGGCTAAGGTGGTCCTTCAGAGGGATCGGGATAGGCTGGGCTGAGGCTAATGGGATGGGGTTTAACAAGGCTAAGCACCagatcctgcactttggccacaacaaccccatgcaatgctatagGCTTGGGACAGAGTGGCTAGAAGgctgtgaagaggaaagggacGTGGGAGTGATGATCGATGtttggctgaacatgagccggcagCGTGCCCAGGTGGgaagaaggccaatggtatcctggcCTGTGTTagaaatagtgcagccagcaggagcagcgaggtgatcatccccctgtactcagctctggtgaagccacacctggagtactgtgttcagttttgggcccctcactacaagacagacatcgatgtgctggagcatgtccagagaaggtcaacaaaactggtgaggggtctggagcatAAGTCCTATGATGagaagctgagggagctggggtcatttagtctgcagaagaggaggctcaggggaaaccTCATTgaactctacaacttcctgaagtgAGGCTGTGATGAGGACGGTTTGggcctcttctctcagataactgAGGCCAACTGGATCACTTTTCCATGTCCTGGTTTTGGGCAGAACACCCACCCAAGGATCTCCTTCCCCCTGCATAGGGAAGGGTTTCAGCTGAGTCAAACCAGGCATCTCATACTTTGTTTGCAGTTCAGAGGCTAGAAAGGGGCTTAGCTGCTTCTCCCATGCCTCACAGAAgcccacaggagctgggattctTTTTGCCTTGGTTCAGGTGGGCACAAACCAGGCAGCATGTAAGCTGCTTGTCTCATTGCAATTGGATTACTTTGAATGTAGACAGAGGCTGGAGGGAGCAGTTCAGAGGCAGACACGAAGTGATATTGGAGTTTGCAGAGTGACATCTGAGTGACATTTGAAGTGCcagtttaggttggatattaggaagaacttctttaccaaaagagttgttaggcattgggatgggctgcccagggaagtggttgagtcaccattcctggaggtcttttaaGGTCGTTCAGaggtagagcttagtgatatggtttagtggaggacttgtcagtgttaggtcagaggtagGACTCgttgatcttggaggtctcttccaacctaaatgagtctgtgattctgtgatcatctggtccaaccatcatctGGTCccgcacctgggtcagggcaatcccaagcacaaagacaggctgggagaagaatgggtgaggtgattctccccctcaaCTCTGCTCTCCCAAGACCTCACCTGGAGTTCTGCGTTCATCTCTGGGTCTCCCAGTATAAGACTGACATGAAGCTATTAGAGCGAGTCCATACGAGGACcgcaaagatgatcaaggggctagAGCACCTCTCTTATTAAAACAGGCTGAggaattggggttgttcagcctggagaagagaaggctctgaggagaccATCCACTACATAAAGTGGGCCAACAGAAAAGATGGGGAGAGATTTGTTCTCAGAGTGTGAAGTTTTAGGACAAGGGGAatgcttttaaactgaaagagggtagatttagattacatGTTCATATGAAGTTCTTGACTtggaggtgaggcactggaactggtGTTGTGGGTCCAGAGATCACCCACAGGGATTTTGGATCAGGCCATAcccttgtgtttgaaggaacaaCTGGTAAGAGTGGAGAGGCATCAGTGAAATCATGGGAATAGCAGAgtgagagcaaggtggggaagagaagtggctgtctgcagctttcagagagcagtaggacagcataggaaagcctgcagaggagaaggcagatgGCTCTGACAAGAATGAAAGGCTTCAGCAgcactgacattttttttcccgcAGCCATGGCTTATGAGGAGACAAGTTATACTCATGGCATTGGGACCATGTATTCTCCATTCAACTGTGTGCAAATGCTGGGAGGTGTCATACTATTGTCCTTCACATGATATTATGGGAATCACCCCCTACCCCACAGACTCCAGAAAGAGCCCTGAGTGAGATATGGGGGTGCAGGATTTCTCCTCCAGTCTGAGGTAAGGCCTTGGCCTTTCTGCTTTTGTGTGACCAAAACAAAcccagacttttctcagcacagtgctttgccaatctgtaatcatggcctccaattatctgccctaacaagtccctgaggagaatctcttggtaatggccctcagtggggcccattaatactccaaatcacttcaacttttccttctgactttacttgctcaagcaattgcatcattctcctctcattACCTCAGGTTCACAGACtgagcaccaaaatccaccaaGGAACTCATTACAAtccagaaacacctaaggaaccatatgtcttccatagttttattcaagtcttcaagacttggaCAGataattggagagctttcatcgtgtagttaaggaggaagatttcaaaaagcacctaaatCGGGCGCCACTACCATTTCGAAACCACTTGCCGAGGTGATTGGCTCCGAGGCAGAAATGTTCTGCAGCGGAACGTGGGATcagacaggcagggctaattaTTCCGGCATTGAGCCCACTTGAGGGAACTgtcaggacccggcagccctcacGAGGGAGGTGAAAGAGGCGAGAACAAGGcataggcggagccagcagcgcctcCTCCCTACATGTTCagaagctgcccctagggagtgCAAGTGACCAGGGCGTGGCacgtcagaagggagtggcgtGGCAGTCAGTGCGGCAGTTCGTGtggcaggcagggtgagcagggaAGGCAGAGTGTTCCCCCCCACCCATAGGAACACCTCCTCTAACGGCAGTCTACCGCTAGCTAGGCTGCAATAGTCTCCACCAGGCACCGTGATCTCTCTGGGAAGTCGGTACACATCCAGACTTACTACCCactcaaaaatgcagcagttcaggtctctggatgcagggagtgtctaAGCCTTTTGCTACCATCTGACCTGATCTGCctggtggcagaactcaaggaggaggtggagaggttgagggatatcagggagtgtgggcaggagatagacttgtggagcaacGCCGAACAGGGCCTGAAGAACAGGTAGTGGGGTTAGACActccaaatgggggtggactccctgccctgttgctgttgggcagagggaggagttgaggaggaatggaaacaggtccctgctcgacatcgcaggtgATGCCCCCCACTAtgggccccaccttcccaggtgcccttacgcaacaggtttgaggccctggagcctGAGAGACCAGtaggtgaggaagaggtagaaagtctacccaTGAGGATGCCTAAGACgaggaagtcgactccacgcctcaggactgcctccaccaagaaagaaagaagggtgattgctgtgggcgactcccttctcaggggaacagaggaccctatttgtcagcctgaccctacctgtagggaagtctgctgcctccctggggccagggtcagggacattgccagaaaacttcccaacctggtttgcccctctgactattatcttcttttgatagtccaggctggcagtgatgacattgaagaaagaagcctgaagaccatcaaatgggactttagggggctgagacgattagtggatggagcgggtgtacaggtggtgttttcgtctatccctacagtggcagggagggataCAGAGAGGACagggaaagcccacctgataaacacgtggctcagaggctggtgccaacactgaaattttggtgtttttttgaacatggggcgctttacttggcacccagcctgatggctgcagacaggtccctatcttttaggggaaaatggatcctgggccaggagctggcgaggctcattgagagggctttaaactaggtaagaagggggatggggcttaaacaaggcttgttggagctgtgccagggggaacaatggcaaggctgggagagaaggcaatggcccaaatgaagtgcatctacactaatgcatgcagcatgggtaacaaacagaaggagctggaagccatcgtgcggcaggtaggctatgacttggttgccatcatggaaatgtgatggaaccactctcatgactggagtgctgcaatgtctggctataggctcttcagaagggagaggcagcatggaaggggtggtggtatggctctctatatcagagagagttttgatgttgtgaaacttgaggctgggaatgataaggttgagtccctatgggttaggatcagtgggaaggccaacaagggaagcatcctggtcggggtctgttatagaccgccaaaccaggatgaggagactgatgaagagtctacaggcagctggc encodes the following:
- the LOC113841327 gene encoding scavenger receptor cysteine-rich type 1 protein M130-like, giving the protein MRWEVGTEVPEGSGNSQVSLVAPGFVRLVGGDSPCSGRLEVHDRDQWKAVCHTHFGAKAAEVVCRELQCGTALSVHGAPQLGEGAGPVWDRELQCVGNESTILFCPWGASKDKAGTHSNGTHVTCTQYTGFRLVNGSTACDGRVEVAVLGTWGTLCASRWDLSDAHVLCRHLGCGFAESIPGGGHFGRGTGPVWRDSFHCDGTEAHLGQCPVTALGASPCSQENAAAVICSGPARHMSVRLVGGGSRCDGRVEVFQHGTWGRVLDEQWDMQEASVVCRQLQCGEAEAAYTPVRAERGRGPVGLRGVRCAGHEADLSLCNTSLPESMPTEGIMEDVGVVCQGSRRVRLVDGAGRCAGRVEIYYQGRWGTVCDDTWDLADAAVVCRQLGCGGALEAAGSARFGEGSGQIWLDGVNCSGAEAALWDCPAKAWGQHNCRHKEDAGVICSEFMALRLENSDGCSGRLQVFYNGTWGSVCSNSMTTETVSLVCKELGCGNEGDLETDSNYAELSGTAWLDHVECGKSNSSFWHCPSASWNPQSCTDRREETNITCNGKSEPSQYQVAACPNSTSCTDREKIRAVGGKDGCSGRVEIWHRGAWGTLCDNAWDMRDAEVACRQLGCGSAVYALGQAEAGEGTGPMWLMECRGTELSLQDCWAQPGDSGACQHKADAAVHCSAAPRTATSSPQADPPRGRPTTTREGLSVPVIICIILGALLCLLLALLAGQVRSARARRRGSGRAGEPFPEAVYEEIAYSLAWEKQARFSLSDVPVVPGRDPADGYDDAGEVSDPGEDPVPGQGDWELPRTPEEGAGLRHVATASFHLLPIPEPGGDSAVLSGAYSVQWCVPVIYSMRNQELKDALKKLSQSVVLQQQ